A segment of the Aptenodytes patagonicus chromosome 3, bAptPat1.pri.cur, whole genome shotgun sequence genome:
CTGTAGGGGAAGAGAGCGAGCGGCAAGGTTGTGTTCTCGAGGAACTCGACTTGAGAATGCCGTCTATGGAAGAGCCCCCTCCTAGACCCTGTCCCTGACAAGCAGCTTGCTTAAGGCACCCTCCATGGTGCGAGCTGTCTGGAGACCTTGGAAAGGACTCACTGCTCTTGACAAGCTGTTTCTCCATCCCTGTGCTTGGCGTATGGCAGCTGCTCTCAGCGCTGACGCTGGGAGGTCTGAGGCCTTCTGTAAAAGCTCCGAGTTCATCTACTGGCTCTGGTTTTCCCAGGCTGTCCATCAAATATGGCTTTGTTGAGCCTCAGGTGGGGCTCTTGTTCTGGTCCAGATTTTTTGCTCTGAAACCATTCAAGTGCTGAGGACTGGGATATTTCAAAAGCATCACGTTTCTCGTTGGGCTTCCTggggagggactgcagccatgcaAGACCTGTTGGGGAGCTCAGTCTTCCTTTGGCATGCTCTCTATGGGACAGGAGGACAATTTCTTTGAGCTGCCTATGCTTCTGGAAGGACTACCCACATTTGCCTTCCATCTGAAATACTGCTTAGCGGcacttgtttgttttggtttgttttgttttgttttaaaaaaaaaaaaaagtgtgtgtgtgagtaaCTGAGTGCTAGTATGCAGTGAATAATCTTCTCCTGCTTAGAGTAAAtggtttcataattaaaaatatccattCAGCGTTACAAAAATTGGTTCCCTTAAAGATTCAAGTGCTTGCTGATGGATTCCTGGCTGACAAAATTGCCCTCCCAGCTTGCTTAAATATTAAATCCTCTTTAAAGTGGCATTCAGATGACCTAGTGTGATTTCTTCCAATGAATCATAATTGTctaaagcatgtatttttgttcttaaaatctaGGATCAGAAGTTCGTAGAAACATCTTCTGTGTCTGGTTTAAAAGAGTTAAAGCTATTGTCGTGTCAGGTTGAGAGcctgtaatgtaatttttttcctctttcaggtcTTTGTACATCTTAATGACATTCACTCTGTGGTGGGGATTCCTCTTTTCAGGTAGGCATTCTGCTCACCAGATTTGTCTTGGCAGTATCAGAACAGGCATAGCTTCTAAATAGTCTTGCTGTCCACTGTGAGTATTTATCTTCTGGTTGAAAGTTCACTGGACTGTCACATTAGTCTTGTGGTCTGTCTGGAGCTTACCTGAGCACGTAGGCCAGACTTTGCAGTGAGTTATGGATAAAAGCAGACTGTGGTTTCTGTccgtttgtctgtctgtctgcagatCTGTCCGGttcatttgttctttcattttacgTGGGCTTTTCTGGGTGGCTGTACCATTATCTTAGGTTgatttttttgctgtctgcaggcTTCCGTTGGCAAACAGAGAGTATATCAAAACAGCAGGACTGCGGTCAACAATTGCGTGGGCCACGGCATCTCTGGCTGAAATCAGTGTAAGCGAACGTTCGTGGCAAAGATGTAGAGTCCTGaatgaagcgggggggggggggggggttgctgctCGTCAGAGATGGAGCTGGAAGCTTTGAAGAGGTGTGGTGATTTCAATGCTCCATGCTCTAATGCATGTGGACGGGGTTTGCCTTATCTGTGATCAGAGTGCACTGTCACCTGCTGTTCAGCCAGGTCCCTGCTGTaatcccaggtccttctcagcagaggtGTTACTCTTTGTACAGATATATGTCTAAATGGCAAGATTTTTTCACTGTCCAGGCTTCAAACCTTGTTTGGGGTGGTTCTCccaagggaaaacagaagcaaggGTGATGTTTTCCACAGATTAAGTTGGTACCAGTATCTGTCTGCAGTCCACTCATcgttttttcccctaaatgtcCCCTCAAGGCTAGATGCATTGATGCATTGTCTTTAGTGAAACTACTAATGCTTTTTAACTATATTCTCTTACAAGCAAGTTTGGCCTGGTAAACCAGTGATCATTGTTACCTACACTGGAGTCAGTGGGAGTATGTAGGTGATGTGTACATCCCCAAGTAAGCTTTGTCCTGGGAGAGGAGTCTGTCTTGCTTGGGATGCAATAACCCCTTTATGTTTGCAGGCGGGGGCCTTTGTGCTGGATCCCATGTGTGGGCTAGGAACGATACTGCTGGAAGCTGCCAAAGAGTGGCCCGTGAGTATCACAGCCGCAAGAGGCAGGACCTTTGCAAGACGGCTTGTAGTTGCATCAAGAAAAATCTGTCGCGCAGTTATACCAAGGTCCATTACTGGAAAGCTGGAACCAAACTGATCTTTCTAGGCAGTTGCTAAAAGTGTTTTAGTACAAACTTTCCTCCACAGGAATGTGAAACCAAGTTCTACGTACTTGTGCAGGTGGGTGCTGTATCAGTATAAATCAGTAGTAGAGGCAGCGTGGCTGTCTGTAGCTAGCTAGGATCTTGTTGTTAGGACATAGCCTCAATACTTCTGTAAGTTACAAGTGTCTTGAGCAGAACGTGAAAGCAGTGAAGACAGCACAGGCTTCCCCCATTCTTCCGTCCTCGGGGTCTAGGTGTTGCTCTGCGTAGCGGTAGTAGATCGCCCAGCAAGGGGTTTGTCCTGGAAGAGTCGTTCTTCCAACAAGGCAGTTCTGAGAAGGGTTTATGAAATAAATAGACCTGTTTGTCAACCaaatggcttttctctttttctctgaacagGAAGCCTGTTACTGGGGTGCTGATATAAGTGATTCACAGCTGGAGGGTGCAGCTGTGAATATTAGGACTGCAGGCTTGATGGATAAGATTGAGTTACTTAGAGCTTCTGTGAAAGGTATGTCTGTAGGCTTTCCAAGTGAGACATGTTTGAAGTTTCTTGTGGTTCTGGGATTACACGGGTAGTGTAGGTTCTCTTGGGGGGATGTGTAGTAGAACTAACGCTCAGCAAATAGCTGAGTAGCGACTCTGTAGTGCTAGCAAACGGATAATTATTTGTTCTCCCCTctacccccacccccaccccccccatttGGTAACTTAAATGTACCAAATGAGTAATAGTGGGGACCCATTAAGCTCAGTGTTGAATTGTTAATGTTTTGCAGTAGGTGTATTTTAGATGACGATGCCTTTTTCCTGGAGAGGGAATTTGTTTGCTCTCAGTTCATGAGCTAGTCTGGGGAAAAGGTAATAATTTTATGACCTTATTCTGGGCCTCAAAGCCCGAGTCTAAATTAGTCCTTTATGAAATTAATGACAGACGAAAGCTGGGTGTTTTTCCCTGTGCATGGGTGATGAAGCGTATGCATATTTTCTTACCTTGCAATGTCTACTTCTTACCAGAATGGTAAGAAAcattactatttctttttctgtaagaataTAGAGAGCGAGCTTTATTTCTTACTTAAAAGCTGCGACTGGCCCCGGCTTCTAGGGTAATGGAAGGTACTTTGATGTCAAGCTTTTCTAATACTGAACAAGTAATTGGTGTCTTTGTCGCTGGTCAGAAGCTGTTACTTCTGCATGTTTTGAGAAGGACTGTAGGTAACTTGTCCTTCCACTTGTAGATAAAAATTGTTATAAAATTGTTGTGCTGCAAGCGTTGCTCCAAGGGTGGTCCAAGAACCCTCTCCAGCCAATTCTGGAAAGGCTGGCACAGAATCACAGctgggtttgggtgggaagggaccgcTGGAGGTCTTTAGCCCTGTCATCTGCTCGGAGCAGGGCTAAGCCCAAAGCtgggtcaggttgctcagggccttgacCAGTCGAGTTTTGAGCATCCTGAGGGATGGAGAACCCATAGTCTCGTCCTTTCACATGCTGGCTACGCTCTGGCCAGCACAGCCTGGTACGTGGCCAGTCTTCATCACCACAAGGGTGCAGTGCTGCCTCATGGTCAAGAGAACTGACTATTCCCAGGATGCAGAAACTCCAGGGAGATACTTCAAAGACATTAGCTCCAACGGAATCCAAGCGATTGTGGCTGTAACCAGATTCTTgcggggggagagaaggggggggtgggggggggtggaggggtatTTAACGTGTGGTTCCTTGCCATTCATACGTGTGCGTCTGAACATCTGCGCCAAGTAAAGTGCGTGCAAGGTTAgctcttcttttgcattttgcttgtaAAGATGTACTGTGAGTCGAGAAGCATCAGTTAGTTTGGACCCATGCAGTCCCCTGTTCGGAGAGTCTTGCTATTGGGGCAAACGTATTGCCAGTAACAGGGACTCTGCAAGCTAAACCACGCTCTCGTGCATTTGTCTCTTCCCAGTCTGCATTGGGTTGGTAGCTTCGTAGTGCCGTTTGTGAGGAAGGGTCCAGAAGGATCTTACAGTTTTGTAAGGTGAATGAGGGCATAGCTGCTGTTCATTTTTCCGATAGTTGGATGTAAAGACCTGCCTTTATTCTGCAGCATTGCCGTTGCCTTCAGAAAGCTTTGACACTGTGATTTCGGATATTCCGTTTGGGAAGAAGTTCAAGATCACAAAAGACATACAGCTCCTTCCGGATATTCTCCAGGAAATGGAGAGGTACGTGTGGCCTTTGACGTGCTTGGGGCTTGGTGTAAATGTCATGATGGTTTGCGATCCGAAGCGTTTAGTCAGCTTCAGGTTTGCTTTATTCCAAACACTCTCCAGCTCTGTAATCTGAGCCTGTGCAGGCTGTGAAAGTCTGAGTCCTTTGCTTGTCCCGTAAAGGCTGTTGTGGCTTGTCTTGCAAGCTGTGGAAGTGCTGATGGCAGCGCAAGCTGACAAGGAATGAGCTGCTTGTGTGAGCCACGCTCACAAAGGTCCTTTACAAGGCGTGATGgtgacagaaaggagaaagagaagaggctgACCTTGACAAACTTAAAGCCTGGCCAGGCAAATAAAGCATTAATCCTTTCTCAGTTGAGGACTGCTTGTGTATAAAATCATAGGCTTTCCTTTTGGGTTCACAACCAAGCTTTTACCAGCCTGCCTTGTCAGGAAGGATCTCAGCCCAGAAAAAGGGGGtatgcattttcctttctgtcagcGTGTACTGGCATGTCCAGCTAGCCACCTGGTCTGCTTTTAGATGCCTCCTTTCATCTCTCGCCCTGTCGTTTTGTGGCAGAGTTGAGCCAAGCTAATGGCGGGCCGCTTCTAACGGGCGGTTCAAACCATctgcccctttctttctttttttggctgaaaacaaGCCCTTCCTGTAGGATGGGTCTTCAGCGGGTGTTGGTCTCGCTCACCCGATGCAGGAATGGGGTGGGAAGATGGTGAGGAAGGTGAGGTAGCGCCACAGAACGGCAGGGCAATCTTAGGTCAGCTTACGCTGACCATTCCTCCCTTTGGCCGTGCTTGTCTTCTGGTCTCATTTGCTCTGTTGGGCCATCCTAAGCAAAGTATTTCCTTGGGAAGGTGGGGGCGAGGAAGGGACCATTACCAGGAGAGCCCCACCAGTAAGACTGTTCAGTCCAGTTGCTGTGAACAGAACCAGGATagtcttccccccgccccccccctttcAAAGCCAAGTGTAACGTTTCCTCATGTACAAGGAAAAACGGATTGCAAACAATGGtaaattttcctctgtttcctgaGTTTGAAAGCCATTAAGGATCAGTGGAACATGGAAAGGTCAGACCTTTTAAAGTTTCCAAAGGGAAAGGCCAGCTTCAGGATTGCCTTATCAACctgaaaagctcttgctgccctggGAAGCTGTTCCTTTGCAGACTGGTGGAGGCTCATGCAACCCAAAAACGGGGTTTGAAGGTGATACTCTCCTCAGTCCTTGGAAGAGTACTAAGAGTGAAAAAACACATGGTCCATCTTCCCTGCTAACACAATGGAAAGAACTCCCGAGGTCGGAAATGTTTGGGAGTCAGGATAGGGCCCAGTTCTCCCATTTAGGAAGAGCTATGAAGATAGGGCATTTAAATTCCATTTGGAGACGTAGCTTACTGAGTTGAGCCATGACCCTTGACGTCTTTAGGTGTTTTATCGAACGCACCTGGCATCTGAAGTGTCAGCAGTGTCGAGTTCTGCACGGGTGAATGAATGCCAGGCAGGATGAACACCTAacctttatttttcctgcaattgCCAGAGTACTTCGTGTTGGAGGCACTATTGTATTGCTGCTGAGCCAAGATCTCCATAAGCGCATGGATGGCATTACCAAGAGTGCTGAAAATGCGTCTCCTAATGCCATTTCTGATGGCGCAAGTGAAGCCGCCACTGCAAAAGCCCTGATTGTTGATGGGAATTCTTCCTCCTTGGGGAATGGTGTTGAAGAATCCTTTCCGAGCAGCCGACAGAGACGTTTTGGGTCTCTGGTGCCAGATGGCGTCTATGGGGTTAGTCTGGGAAAGACTGATGCTTTCATATACAAATACAGGAAGATCTCTACTGCTGGGAATCAGCAGCTTTCCTGCACTGTGCCTACGTGAACCTGAATCCTGCTACACCTGAAGAGCGGCATGGCAGTGATCCGGTGGAGCCCTGCTGATCCGAACCCTGTGCCATTTGTTGGCTCACCTCACTTTCTTTGGATGTCCTAAGgtgttgcttctctctctttggtTTTTAGGAGAGGTGGAAGATGCCTACTAGTGTTTCAGATGTTTTTACCATAAAATACTGTAATGAGACACAGCCTCTCAGTATCGGGAGGAGTTTCTCTGGGAGGGAAAGACTTCATTTGCAGAACTGCAAAACCAAATGCGGTAGTATTAACTGTAAATGGATTTCCACCTTCAGCAATGTTTTTAGGAAGCACATCTTGTCTGAAGAAGTCCCCAGCTCTTTTTGAGGGCTGGATGTTTGCTTTACCATGCGCCTTGCagtcttgtattttattttaaagcttgtttCCGATGAGTTTGAAATGTCGCTATTGAGATCTCTTGGAGtggaaaataaactattttctgtattaattctTTGCAGCGTTTGCATGTGTCTGAGGGGTATGCTTTAGGTTTTTAGGGTGGAGAGACTTATTTCTATCAAAAGTAATGCTTTTCCTCACGTGATAATGTTACTCCAAGGGCACAATGTAGAAGATGGAAAATCTTGCCAAGCGGATGAACGATTCAAAGTGACTTCTGCCTGCAAAGAACCATATGGAAAAATTCTGCTGGAAAGAGAGAGGTCTTAGCAATTCTTTTAGTCTATGCAAAAGGGATTTGGGGAGGAATAAGTCTAATTCAAGGCTTTCCCGTGGCTGCTGAGCTGACAGGGAAGTATTTTTAGAGGGAATGACTGCAAATTGCTTTCAGATGTTATTTTGGACAAGCATTTGCAACTTGGCAAGCTGGGATGGACTCGTGCAGTGTGTTCCTCTGCCGGGATTAGTGTGGAGATAACAATTAGTAgtgtgtttgggctttttttttttttcttctttctttttcttttttgaagtttgtTGTGTGTAGCCTGTTGGAAGCATTACTTTATCCGTGTGCTTTCCACGGCAGAGCCTCTACTCTGGCAATCTTAGAGTTTGAAGTAAGAGCCTGTGGTGCGGACTGAACTACGGAGGCTCGAAGGGTATGAGGGTATGGGGCAGATTGATATGATCCTGCTGCTGGGAGTCCTGCTGTTTAGCTGGTACCTGGAAACGTGCTAGTGCACCGCAAGTACGGATTTGGGgcttaaagcagtatttttatcaTTATCTGCCCTCCCACCCAAGTTCAGCTTCCAAAGAGGCCTTGGAGAAGACAATGACGAATTCATCACAAGAAAGGTAACGGGTAACTTGTGCATGCCATTAGCTCTTTATCAGATACGCACAGTCAACAATAACGTGTCTCTTCTAACTAGCACCAGTGCAAGTTTGTTGTAGGAGATGAGGCTTCCTCTGGGTTGCTTAGGTCTTAAGGTATCCCAGGGACATAAACGCTGGCCGTAACACTGTTTTCAGTGCGGGTCTGAAAGAGAGATGAAGTTtgggttttgaaaatttttttcagtgaagctatGTTGCCATGGTAGATAGCTAAAAAGTTCTTActagaagaaaacacaggactTATCTCTGGACAAGGGAACAGAGTTTGTCTCCTCTCAAGACTGCTAAAGTTAGTGGTGAAACTGAGTTACTACTTTGTCAGACAGTTGATGTGTCTGTAACAAACCACAGACAGACGATCTGCTGGTAGTGGTTTTCTTGGGGTTGAGTATTCTTGAGTGTTGCATATCACGTATTCATTTGCacggttttgttttctgtgtctctgtaAACTTACTTGTCAACTAATTTAGCTTTGTCTAAAGTCTAGTTGAGAGACTGAttgcaaaattgcttttctgattgCAGTGACGTGTCAGGAAAATTCTTGCATTTCGCCTTCTGTTTCTGTCAAACTTTCTCACGCAAAATGACACCTGCTAGAAAGGGTGAAAACTAGTTCTGCTGACGTACAAGTCATTTCtgtcttttgtggttttgtatttcactgctgcagagaatTTAGTTGTGTAGGGTGGTCAGCGAAGTGTAAAAgaatagttgtgggtttttttggttgtgaaAAAGAGACGCTGTCCTGTCCTGCTCAGTTTCAGGAAGTGTTTCTAGAGTTAAATGAGGTGGTTGcttaattttgtttgctctgtatTTACTTCATCTCTCATTTAGAAAGACTTCTCTGTGTCTTGGCATGAAATTGCCATTCTAATTGTGCCTGTTCCCAGGACCTCTGGGAATTTATGCCATTCTTGCGGGGTTTGAGTTCCAAGCGCTGCACGCGGTATTCTGACAGAGACCATGTTAATGATTTGTCTTGTTTGCCCCCATCCTAATaccttttggttttggtggtagCTGCACATTGATTTTAAGTATATTCCGAGGCGATTGTAGGTCCACTTCTTTTGTTCATATGATTAATTTATATCACAGCgtatcttgggggggggggaggggaggggaaatcaTTGCTTGGGTTTAATAAAGGTTGAACTTCCTTTGCCGTCTGACAGGTCATTCATCTGGTGTGGGTGGACCCTGCCAAAGATTTTCAGCATCTTACAAAACGAAAGGCCCTTCTTTTACTTTCCTCTTTACTGAAATTCAAATAGTTGTGATCATTAGTGAGATTATCGTTCCTGCAAAGGTATCTGTTACACCATGTCTGCCTTGTTTCAGTTCTTTTCGTCATTTATGGCTTCAGCCAGTTAACAAATGAAGACACAGAGCTCCGTAGGGTGCACTTTGCTTGAggtctcattttaaaaaagaaaaagcccgaTTGTCTGCTCCCCAGCCTTTTGGCATGGGCATTGGTTTTGGTGAGGGAAGCCGTGTATCTTACCAGCTCAGCTGCTTCACGCGGAAACTCTCAGATTCCGTGGGTATCTCTGGGGAACACCCGGTGACTGCTAGTGCTTTCTGCTGCCAGCTGTGTTTCGGAGCGTCTGGTTTCTGGTAGCGCTCCTGTATGTTGCTGGAAGGGAATGCGTCCAGAACAGATGAACCCGAGGAGTCTCCTGTTTTGCAGAGTCCTACGAACAAATCTCTTCTCTCTGCATGCGTGCCCTTGCTCTCCTCTTTCCTGGGGTGATCCAGTAAGGCATCAATTCTTCTacagctttgctgcttctgaaatattGAACCTGTGCCTTTTAGTTGTGTGCTTTTTGATAGGCGTTTTagtcttcctttcttcttgaTTGACCTTACAGCTGTTGAAGCTCCTTTTGACTTTGCTAGGAATAAAAGTCTGTGCTTTGAAGGCTCTCTATTTCGGCTTTAATCGTCTTCTGAAGCTTgtcaggcaggcagagagggtgCATGTTTTGCCATCCCGTTTTCACTGCGCTGAGTAAGTACTACCGGGTTTAGTTTCCGTGACTGTGGTTTCCTTAACCAGGAATCCACGCCTTGCGTAGGGATTTTTGTTTGCCTTCGTTTCGCATCTTTTTGTTTAACATGACCTCTATCAAAGCATTGCTTTCTAAAATTGTAGCTCTGTCGGGTTTTGGCATCACGCCTCCTACCAGAATGCGGAACCTAATTCTTTTTAGCATAATTCTTAGTAGTTCAATTCCCGTTACTTACAGCTGTGACGTCGCAGGATGGACTGAACCGATACAACAGCTCACTGTTGCTCGAGAGGGGCGATTCCCtaccctgctcctggctgtctTGCCGCTTACCTCACGTTAGCTCTAGCGCTCAGCATGATGCCAGGGCTGGTGCGGTTAACTAACCTGGCAGAAAACTAGCCAAAAAAAGGGAGGCAGGTGGGTTTCTGCTGGCTTGGAGAGTTGAATCAGCTCCTGGGGGAGTCGTGGGGGTTTGAGAGAGGCTGAAGGGGAGGGCTGTAGGGCAAGGCGGTTGGGAAGCCGTTTGGGTGAGTTTTCCTGA
Coding sequences within it:
- the LOC143158681 gene encoding LOW QUALITY PROTEIN: U6 snRNA (guanine-N(2))-methyltransferase THUMPD2-like (The sequence of the model RefSeq protein was modified relative to this genomic sequence to represent the inferred CDS: deleted 1 base in 1 codon), translating into MAAGGWRYFCTAGRGLEAFLAREVRARLGATEVDCVSGKVFFSTEAEPGELRKLKSGERLFLLLKKQPPLVVSRNKGKMLQEIKSLVAGEPKYWLDVISIWRNLRGSEGKKDDVSQENRLPLKRKSEEERNIATKRQKAEQVREPVPGECQVEAGERCVVPERKSDQDCRTESKTSLEDPSKSSGEKPIANEQLRFSFRVSCRCSGGASAKILPSQEIGRALGIALVKQFGWRADLRDPDLEVFVHLNDIHSVVGIPLFRLPLANREYIKTAGLRSTIAWATASLAEISAGAFVLDPMCGLGTILLEAAKEWPEACYWGADISDSQLEGAAVNIRTAGLMDKIELLRASVKALPLPSESFDTVISDIPFGKKFKITKDIQLLPDILQEMERVLRVGGTIVLLLSQDLHKRMDGITKSAENASPNAISDGASEAATAKALIVDGNSSSLGNGVEESFPSSRQRRFGSLVPDGVYGVSLGKTDAFIYKYRKISTAGNQQLSCTVPT